The sequence GTTGTGTGTAAGAAATGCAGGTTTATCTTAGTCGGTAGCCTGCATTTTTTTTACGTTGACATTTTAAATATGTTTCTGTTTACACTAATTAAATTTATCAAGACTGCTACAATTAAGAAGATAAAAGAAGCACCTAATACTTCTTTGTTAAGTCCTGCTTTAAATTGAAAACCACCTGCTGACATTAATGTTTCTATAAAAAAGCTTGATAAAAATACCAATATCAAGGAAAGAATAATGGTCGGAACCAAAACAAGCAGAAACTGAAAAGTAATAACTTTATTAAGATATCTTGCGCTATATCCCAGGTCTAGTAGAATTGAGATTTCTTCTTTGGCTCTACTAATGATTAATTGAAAGTTCATTATAAACAAAACTAACGAGAGTATAAGAAAAAGGAGACCAATAGTTCCTGTTATACTCATAATAGCATTGATAATGGCAACTCCGGTTCCACCGCGAAGAGATTCAAGGTTTGTTTCATAATCTTTTTCAGCTAAAAAAGCTTTTAATTCAGGATTTGCCGGGTCATCTGTTGATAATATGATTCTGGATATCTTTGGTTGTTTTCCGCCGGCATATTTTTGATTAGCATATTCAATGAAATTTAGAGGAGCCAAAATTGTTGGGATTCTGTCTGAAAAGCCAACCACTCTGGTTTCATAAACAGCTTCATTTCCATTATAAGGAATAGAAATCTCAAAAGTTATCATTTCAATAGTACCGGGAGCAACTTGTGGCAGTCCCTGACTCAGAGCGATACTGAAATTGTAAAGCCGCATAAATTCACCGGAAACGATTAAGGGAATAAAATTACTTCCTTCTTCCCAGCCCCAGTCATCGGGTTGTATATCTAAAAATTCATCATCAACACCCTCCAAGAAAAAATCTCCCTGAAGCCCAATAGCTTCACCTAACCCGGCAATAACTCTGAATGTATTTGAAGTAAAGGCACCCACATCATCAATAAAATCTTTAGATTTTAATTCTTCAATTTCTGCATCACTAAACACTTTATTTCCTCCTCCAAAAGCACTAAAGAAATCAATTTTTTTATTAATAATTAGGTAGCTGGCACTTTCTTGTGCTTCAATCTGCTCTTTTATAGCCCTTTGAGTTTCTGTAAAAATCTGCAGGCTTGTTAATAAAATAAATAAGCCCAGCAAACTTCCAAGAATAGCAAAAACGAGAGGCAAGCGATTTTGACCTGAGAATAGAATTTTGAAAATTAATTTCATTATTATACATTTAATATTTCATCGTAAGGAAAAAAACTGTCTTGTCCAAGGGCTGCAATTACAAGACCGGCATTATTTTTTTGACAACTTTCAGAAA comes from Chitinophagaceae bacterium and encodes:
- a CDS encoding ABC transporter permease; translated protein: MKLIFKILFSGQNRLPLVFAILGSLLGLFILLTSLQIFTETQRAIKEQIEAQESASYLIINKKIDFFSAFGGGNKVFSDAEIEELKSKDFIDDVGAFTSNTFRVIAGLGEAIGLQGDFFLEGVDDEFLDIQPDDWGWEEGSNFIPLIVSGEFMRLYNFSIALSQGLPQVAPGTIEMITFEISIPYNGNEAVYETRVVGFSDRIPTILAPLNFIEYANQKYAGGKQPKISRIILSTDDPANPELKAFLAEKDYETNLESLRGGTGVAIINAIMSITGTIGLLFLILSLVLFIMNFQLIISRAKEEISILLDLGYSARYLNKVITFQFLLVLVPTIILSLILVFLSSFFIETLMSAGGFQFKAGLNKEVLGASFIFLIVAVLINLISVNRNIFKMST